One window of the Gemmatimonadales bacterium genome contains the following:
- a CDS encoding AAA family ATPase produces MSDPFIIGHEQARTNLAAAHQAGRLPQVLLVTGERGVGKQTLGRWLAALTLCENAGAPCGTCRGCRLVAGLSHPDFHWFVPIPRPKASDPDKQVEEVRETLGEVMAGRRENSAYLPPDGLAMHGVASARLILRTGTLTTVHGGRRVILIGGAERLVPQEANQEAANALLKFLEEPTAQTIVVLTTTDPSRVLPTIRSRAVPIRLGRLTPDQVEAGLTRLAPTLSAAERRQRAAHADGSIGRALAVEGGAAINDEVEQLLTATRDGGSARFERVLKQGPWAARGDFSLLLDGLTQVLSNAARATAGGPAEPVPAMLRDVRVPGRFLRALDRIEAVREAARVNVNPQLLLATLTAELSDALWA; encoded by the coding sequence ATGAGCGACCCGTTCATCATCGGACACGAGCAGGCGCGGACCAACCTGGCCGCGGCGCACCAAGCCGGCCGGCTGCCGCAAGTCCTCCTGGTTACCGGAGAGCGCGGGGTTGGTAAGCAGACCTTGGGGCGCTGGCTCGCTGCGCTGACGTTATGCGAGAATGCCGGCGCCCCGTGTGGCACCTGCCGGGGCTGCCGGCTGGTTGCCGGGCTCAGTCATCCGGATTTCCACTGGTTCGTCCCGATACCGCGCCCCAAGGCATCAGATCCCGACAAGCAGGTCGAGGAGGTCCGCGAAACGCTGGGCGAAGTCATGGCGGGCCGCCGGGAAAACTCCGCCTATCTGCCCCCAGACGGTCTGGCGATGCACGGGGTTGCCTCGGCACGCCTGATTCTCCGAACGGGAACCCTGACCACGGTCCACGGCGGGCGCCGGGTCATTCTGATCGGTGGAGCCGAGCGCCTGGTTCCCCAGGAAGCCAATCAGGAGGCGGCCAACGCGCTGCTCAAGTTCCTGGAAGAGCCGACCGCCCAGACGATCGTGGTCCTGACCACGACCGATCCCTCGCGGGTCCTGCCGACGATTCGCTCGAGAGCGGTTCCGATTCGGCTCGGGCGACTCACGCCGGACCAGGTCGAGGCCGGGCTGACCCGCCTGGCGCCCACCCTCTCAGCGGCGGAGCGCCGCCAGCGGGCCGCCCACGCCGACGGATCGATCGGGCGCGCCCTGGCGGTCGAGGGCGGAGCAGCGATCAACGACGAGGTCGAGCAGCTGCTCACCGCCACGCGCGACGGTGGCAGCGCCCGCTTCGAGCGGGTGCTCAAGCAAGGACCTTGGGCGGCCCGGGGCGATTTCAGCCTGCTGCTCGACGGCCTGACCCAGGTGTTGAGCAATGCCGCCCGGGCAACCGCGGGAGGCCCCGCCGAGCCGGTTCCGGCCATGCTCAGGGACGTCCGAGTACCGGGTCGTTTCCTCCGGGCCCTCGACCGAATCGAGGCAGTGCGGGAAGCCGCGCGAGTCAACGTCAACCCGCAGTTGCTCCTGGCCACCCTCACTGCGGAGCTATCGGACGCGCTATGGGCTTGA
- the moaC gene encoding cyclic pyranopterin monophosphate synthase MoaC encodes MGLSHIDAEGRANMVDVSAKTPTERTATAEGWVRMSAVGFDQVRTNSLAKGDVLGTARLAGIAGAKRTADLIPLCHQLPLDKVSVEIVLDEALPGVHITATAKVTARTGVEMEALTAVSVAALTVYDMVKAVDRAMEIGPIRLVAKQGGRSGVYHRDATPE; translated from the coding sequence ATGGGCTTGAGCCATATCGACGCCGAGGGACGCGCCAACATGGTCGACGTCTCCGCGAAAACGCCGACCGAGCGGACCGCCACTGCCGAAGGATGGGTCAGGATGTCGGCTGTCGGGTTCGACCAGGTCCGGACCAACAGTCTTGCCAAAGGCGACGTGCTCGGCACCGCGCGGCTGGCGGGGATTGCGGGAGCCAAGCGCACGGCAGACCTGATTCCGCTGTGTCACCAGCTCCCTCTCGATAAGGTCAGCGTCGAAATCGTGTTAGATGAGGCCCTTCCAGGCGTCCATATAACGGCGACCGCGAAGGTCACGGCCCGAACCGGGGTGGAAATGGAAGCCCTGACCGCGGTTTCAGTCGCCGCTCTGACAGTGTACGACATGGTAAAGGCAGTCGATCGGGCCATGGAGATCGGTCCGATCCGCCTGGTTGCCAAACAGGGGGGGCGCAGCGGGGTCTACCACCGCGACGCCACGCCCGAATAG
- a CDS encoding transglycosylase SLT domain-containing protein, with protein MQRIRRTAGLILQRGTLLLASGLLLGVGMSVSERLTAARDVPPAPPADVDHELSRLSRLVEELEGKLSVTDLKLDRLTRVAQYSTAYRIPANLAGQIYDAAVAEGLHPSLGFQLVKVESSFRSNAQSSMQALGLTQVRLATAQEVDPTITRRDLLVPETNLRIGFRVLRRLLAKYDHDLEMALRAYNLGPTGAMMSFEDTTSNARVAVYADKVMRGVRGAPVTPRRP; from the coding sequence ATGCAGCGGATACGACGGACAGCAGGCCTGATTCTACAGCGCGGCACCCTGCTCCTGGCAAGCGGGTTGCTCCTGGGGGTCGGCATGAGCGTGTCGGAGCGGTTGACGGCGGCGCGGGACGTCCCGCCGGCCCCGCCGGCCGATGTCGATCACGAGCTGTCCCGACTCAGCAGGCTGGTCGAGGAACTGGAGGGAAAGTTGTCGGTCACTGATCTCAAGCTCGATCGGCTGACGCGGGTGGCGCAGTACTCGACGGCATACCGCATTCCTGCGAACTTGGCGGGGCAGATCTATGATGCCGCGGTCGCGGAAGGGCTGCATCCCTCCCTCGGCTTCCAGCTGGTCAAGGTCGAAAGCAGCTTCCGCTCAAATGCACAGTCGTCCATGCAGGCACTCGGGCTGACCCAGGTCCGTCTCGCCACCGCCCAGGAAGTCGACCCGACGATCACCCGGCGGGACCTGCTCGTTCCGGAGACCAATCTGCGGATCGGCTTCCGGGTCCTGCGCCGGTTGCTGGCCAAGTACGATCACGATCTGGAAATGGCGCTGCGGGCGTATAACCTGGGACCGACGGGTGCGATGATGTCGTTCGAGGATACCACCTCCAACGCCCGCGTTGCCGTCTACGCGGATAAGGTCATGCGCGGCGTGCGGGGAGCTCCCGTCACGCCGCGCCGACCCTGA
- a CDS encoding LysM peptidoglycan-binding domain-containing protein, which translates to MKRWLAVVFVVGGGAGCASVAPNGGNPVLRPAPVAADQAPGAQAAELGAKGAASDTGLLRRLAADSVQDEKDMAMLDELHDVSAAETEAEVSLSALFDINVARYAEHSRVQFYLDFFQTRARERMAVWLERLPVYEPMIHNALAAHSLPRDLLYLALIESGYSNTAVSRSYAVGMWQFMRPTAREYGLRVDGWVDERRDPVKATLAATRYLADLTRRFSGSHYLAAAAYNGGGGRVSRGLRMLGAGADVEYFNPADFAGELAADTTGDDRFFHLRESNYLHQETKDYVPKLIAAAMIAKQPEKYGFDPIPKVEPYAYDSVAVSEPTSLEVVATASGAEASVITGLNPHYLRGVTPPGSSTWWVRVPVGAGVAASEALAALPSAERLPTIAHTVRPNETLRAIGRRYGMTTAELTRYNPEIASGPLKRGTVLRIPGIARLRGAEPASAGVHVVRQGETLGGIARRYGMSLSQIQRLNGIRASSVIRVGQRIRVSGSESGRATAAQAPARTAAATPTVYLVRRGDTLSAISRRYGVSVQQLMAANQLSSASALRAGQRLTIPK; encoded by the coding sequence ATGAAGCGCTGGCTCGCTGTCGTATTCGTGGTCGGAGGAGGGGCGGGGTGTGCCTCCGTTGCTCCCAATGGTGGAAACCCGGTGCTCCGTCCGGCACCCGTGGCGGCCGATCAGGCGCCCGGCGCCCAGGCTGCTGAGCTTGGTGCCAAGGGTGCTGCCTCGGACACCGGATTGTTGCGCAGGCTCGCAGCCGACTCGGTGCAGGACGAGAAGGACATGGCGATGCTCGATGAGCTGCACGACGTGTCTGCAGCCGAGACCGAGGCTGAAGTCAGCCTGAGTGCTCTCTTCGACATCAATGTGGCCCGGTACGCCGAACATTCTCGGGTCCAGTTCTACCTCGATTTCTTCCAGACCCGCGCCCGCGAACGGATGGCGGTCTGGCTCGAACGGCTGCCCGTCTACGAGCCGATGATCCATAACGCGCTCGCTGCGCATTCGCTGCCGCGAGACCTGCTGTATCTCGCCCTGATCGAGTCGGGGTATTCGAACACCGCCGTGAGCCGCTCCTACGCAGTCGGAATGTGGCAGTTCATGCGGCCGACCGCTCGGGAGTACGGGCTGCGGGTCGATGGCTGGGTCGACGAGCGGCGAGACCCGGTGAAAGCCACCCTGGCGGCCACCCGGTATCTCGCTGACCTGACCCGTCGGTTCTCCGGATCCCACTACCTCGCGGCGGCGGCGTACAATGGTGGCGGAGGCCGGGTGTCTCGCGGCCTGCGGATGCTCGGTGCGGGTGCCGATGTGGAGTACTTCAACCCGGCCGACTTCGCCGGCGAACTCGCTGCCGACACCACGGGCGACGATCGCTTCTTCCACCTCCGTGAGTCGAATTACCTGCATCAGGAAACCAAGGACTACGTTCCGAAGCTGATTGCGGCCGCGATGATCGCGAAGCAGCCGGAGAAGTACGGTTTCGACCCGATTCCGAAGGTCGAGCCGTACGCCTACGACTCGGTCGCGGTCAGTGAGCCGACCAGCCTCGAGGTCGTGGCGACGGCCAGCGGGGCCGAGGCCAGCGTCATTACCGGCCTCAATCCACACTACCTGCGCGGGGTGACGCCGCCCGGATCGTCCACCTGGTGGGTTCGAGTGCCGGTTGGGGCCGGCGTGGCGGCCAGTGAAGCGCTTGCTGCGCTGCCGAGCGCCGAACGCCTGCCGACCATCGCACACACCGTGCGCCCCAACGAAACCCTTCGCGCCATCGGACGTCGCTATGGTATGACGACCGCCGAGCTGACCCGCTACAATCCCGAGATTGCCAGCGGCCCGCTCAAGCGGGGCACGGTGCTCAGGATTCCCGGCATCGCGCGCCTGCGCGGGGCCGAACCGGCCTCAGCTGGAGTCCATGTCGTTCGTCAGGGCGAAACGTTGGGCGGAATTGCGCGGCGGTACGGGATGTCGCTCAGCCAGATCCAGCGTCTCAACGGGATTCGGGCCAGCAGTGTGATTCGGGTGGGTCAGCGGATCCGGGTCAGCGGTTCGGAATCGGGGCGCGCAACTGCTGCGCAGGCGCCCGCGAGGACCGCGGCGGCAACCCCCACGGTGTACCTCGTTCGTCGCGGCGACACCCTGTCGGCCATTTCGCGGCGCTACGGGGTGTCGGTGCAGCAACTGATGGCGGCCAACCAGCTGTCGTCGGCCTCCGCACTCCGGGCGGGACAGCGCCTGACCATTCCGAAGTGA
- the ilvE gene encoding branched-chain-amino-acid transaminase, translated as MAIIWMNGAWVDRSAAKVSVFDHGLLYGDGVFEGIRAYNGKVFRNKEHVDRLYDSAQAIAMTIPMPREEMARLIEEGVAKLGISEAYIRPIVTRGDGDLGIDPKKCTSPTVIIIVDGIKMWPSDRYENGLALVTAGTPIPQREALSPRIKSLNYLPHVFAKHEANVAGADDAIMLDSAGHVCEGSGMNVWMVKDGVLKTPPPHAGILLGVTRQVIFEVAAAAGYDAREAMLNRYDLYTADEIFLCGTGAEVAPVRLYDGRTIGTGRPGPVTQEIMRRYRALVRGE; from the coding sequence ATGGCCATTATCTGGATGAACGGCGCCTGGGTCGATCGCAGCGCCGCCAAAGTATCCGTGTTCGATCACGGTCTGCTGTACGGTGATGGGGTATTTGAGGGCATCCGCGCCTACAACGGCAAGGTGTTTCGCAACAAAGAACATGTCGATCGCCTGTACGATTCAGCACAGGCGATTGCGATGACCATCCCGATGCCGCGCGAAGAGATGGCGCGGCTGATCGAGGAGGGTGTCGCGAAGCTTGGCATTTCCGAAGCCTATATCCGTCCTATCGTCACTCGTGGTGACGGCGATCTCGGCATCGATCCCAAGAAGTGCACCTCGCCGACGGTGATCATTATCGTCGACGGTATCAAGATGTGGCCGTCCGATCGGTACGAGAACGGCCTGGCGTTGGTCACGGCCGGGACCCCGATTCCGCAGCGCGAGGCGTTGTCGCCTCGGATCAAGTCGCTCAACTATCTCCCGCATGTCTTCGCCAAGCACGAGGCCAACGTCGCCGGTGCCGACGACGCCATCATGCTCGACTCGGCAGGTCACGTCTGCGAGGGGTCGGGCATGAACGTCTGGATGGTCAAGGACGGTGTGCTCAAGACCCCGCCGCCGCACGCCGGAATTCTGCTTGGCGTGACGCGCCAGGTCATTTTTGAGGTGGCCGCAGCCGCCGGATATGACGCGCGCGAAGCCATGCTCAACCGGTATGACCTCTACACCGCCGATGAGATCTTTCTCTGCGGGACGGGAGCCGAGGTTGCCCCGGTTCGGCTCTATGACGGCCGCACCATCGGCACCGGCAGGCCCGGACCGGTAACGCAGGAGATCATGCGGCGTTATCGCGCCCTGGTGCGCGGAGAGTAG
- a CDS encoding beta-lactamase family protein: MPALAGFVLAVMALLVAGQTGAAGQSVPVAASAPPRGIHSVAELETYLDGVVRVYMREKNIAGVTVSVVKDGALFFSRGYGYADIAKRTPVDPATTMFRIGSVTKLVTWTAVMQLVEQGKLDLDRDVNEYLDFKIPDTFAEPITLRHILAHTPGLEEDPRGLFTTDSTAIRPMSEWLPSHMPARVRPPGAFSAYSNWGTALAGYIVERVSGLSWDDYIEQHIFQPLGMAHTTGRQPLPANLVPYMSEGYEWKAHRYEPRPFEIVTGAAPAGSISASANDMAKLMIAYLGNGTSGSATIFSPATAALMYSRLQGHDPRIPGFAHGFYEKSSHGVRIIGHGGDTQWFHSDLALILEDNVGIFMSTNTSTGGAVSFAPFLQTVLDRFYPDTTPFPVLSEGAKTGAKRYAGEYLMNRRNYSTYMAVFDLASPVVIQADEDGSLYLPSIGARLVPVDSLLFRDMVSGGLFAFRENDRGVITHGFMGAGPMMAIERYEGLGGIAFHRNVLIAGLVVFVLILIIALVRFANRGNPGRQPVPDLIGRGRRLTVLIALSQIVFVLVLVSIFAKGAEAIFQETPTSLKVALVLPVLGAVLTLLAGWVAIGQWREGAGTVMARVRHSAVVVLALLFFWSLSTFNLLGWKI, translated from the coding sequence GTGCCGGCTCTCGCAGGTTTCGTGTTGGCGGTGATGGCTCTGCTGGTGGCTGGCCAGACCGGAGCGGCAGGACAGTCGGTTCCCGTTGCGGCGTCGGCCCCACCGCGCGGGATTCACAGTGTGGCAGAGTTGGAGACCTACCTGGACGGTGTGGTGCGGGTCTACATGCGCGAGAAGAATATCGCGGGCGTGACCGTGTCGGTCGTCAAGGATGGGGCGCTGTTCTTTTCCCGGGGCTATGGCTACGCGGACATAGCCAAGCGGACCCCCGTCGATCCGGCCACCACGATGTTCCGAATCGGTTCGGTCACCAAGCTGGTGACCTGGACGGCCGTGATGCAGCTCGTCGAGCAGGGCAAACTCGATCTCGACAGGGACGTCAACGAGTACCTCGACTTCAAGATTCCGGACACCTTCGCCGAGCCAATCACGCTGCGGCATATCCTGGCGCATACGCCAGGGCTCGAAGAAGATCCGCGCGGGCTCTTCACTACGGACTCCACCGCCATTCGGCCGATGAGCGAATGGCTGCCCAGTCATATGCCGGCGCGCGTCAGGCCGCCGGGTGCCTTTTCTGCCTATTCGAACTGGGGGACCGCGCTGGCCGGCTACATCGTGGAGCGGGTTTCTGGTCTGAGCTGGGATGACTACATCGAACAGCACATCTTCCAGCCGCTGGGCATGGCGCACACCACCGGACGGCAGCCGCTGCCAGCCAACCTGGTGCCCTACATGTCGGAAGGCTACGAGTGGAAGGCGCACCGGTACGAGCCGCGACCTTTCGAGATCGTCACAGGTGCAGCGCCCGCCGGTTCGATCTCCGCTTCGGCCAACGATATGGCCAAACTGATGATTGCCTACCTCGGCAATGGCACGTCCGGCTCGGCCACGATCTTTTCGCCGGCCACGGCCGCGTTGATGTACAGCCGTTTGCAGGGGCATGACCCGAGGATTCCTGGCTTTGCCCACGGCTTCTATGAGAAGTCGAGCCACGGCGTTCGCATCATTGGTCACGGTGGCGACACCCAGTGGTTTCATTCGGACCTGGCGCTGATCCTCGAGGACAACGTCGGCATCTTCATGTCGACCAACACGAGCACAGGTGGCGCGGTCAGTTTTGCTCCGTTTCTGCAGACCGTGCTCGATCGCTTCTATCCCGACACCACGCCGTTCCCGGTGCTCAGCGAGGGGGCCAAGACGGGCGCCAAGCGCTACGCCGGTGAGTATCTGATGAACCGCCGCAACTACTCCACCTACATGGCAGTCTTCGACCTGGCGAGTCCGGTGGTGATTCAGGCCGATGAGGACGGATCGCTGTATCTGCCGAGCATCGGTGCGCGGCTGGTGCCTGTCGATTCACTCTTGTTTCGTGACATGGTGTCCGGTGGTCTCTTCGCTTTCCGGGAGAATGATCGTGGGGTCATCACCCACGGCTTCATGGGTGCCGGGCCGATGATGGCCATCGAACGTTACGAGGGGTTGGGTGGCATCGCCTTCCACCGGAACGTGTTGATTGCCGGGCTCGTCGTCTTCGTCCTGATCCTGATCATCGCGCTGGTTCGCTTCGCGAATCGTGGGAACCCGGGACGCCAGCCGGTTCCCGACCTGATTGGCCGGGGGCGGCGCCTGACCGTGCTGATTGCCCTGAGTCAGATCGTGTTTGTCCTGGTGCTGGTATCGATCTTCGCCAAAGGTGCCGAGGCGATCTTCCAGGAGACGCCAACCAGCCTCAAGGTGGCTCTGGTCCTGCCAGTTCTTGGCGCAGTCCTGACGCTCCTGGCAGGGTGGGTGGCTATCGGGCAATGGCGGGAGGGCGCCGGAACGGTGATGGCGCGAGTCAGGCACAGCGCCGTAGTTGTACTGGCACTGCTGTTCTTTTGGTCCCTCTCGACCTTCAACTTGCTGGGGTGGAAAATCTAG
- a CDS encoding ATP-grasp domain-containing protein → MRIAVVFDTPYTGWTAERHRKQMQDEMAGTVDVPDVEVEYQVTAALEANGHETLMIGVYDDLRVVLDACLEWKPDLVVNCAEAFRDPRNDYVFPALLDSIGVRYTGSPAQGLLVSRDKAMSKKVLAYHGIRVPGFTTFRLGETVSEAPTMPFPLIVKPLSSDASVGIAQASVVNDVASLAERVGFVHQRYQQPAIVEEFVAGRELYAGVLGNGPGLQVLPLTELVFDKEMNAPEERIATSSTKWDEPYRLRRRIRYQFARPVSAAAREQIEWICRTACRALWLCDYARIDVRLTDNDEVWVLEANANPYISEGHEFANSAEKIGLDYHQLIERIVTDAMARYANA, encoded by the coding sequence GTGCGAATCGCCGTAGTCTTCGACACCCCCTATACCGGGTGGACGGCCGAACGACATCGCAAGCAGATGCAGGACGAAATGGCCGGTACCGTCGACGTGCCTGACGTGGAGGTCGAGTATCAGGTGACGGCGGCGCTGGAGGCCAACGGCCACGAGACGCTGATGATCGGGGTTTACGACGATCTGCGTGTCGTCCTGGACGCATGCCTCGAGTGGAAGCCCGACCTCGTGGTCAATTGTGCCGAGGCGTTTCGCGATCCGCGGAACGACTATGTCTTCCCTGCGCTGCTCGATTCGATCGGGGTCCGCTATACCGGCTCGCCAGCACAGGGGCTCCTGGTCTCGCGAGACAAGGCGATGAGCAAGAAGGTGCTCGCCTACCACGGCATCAGGGTGCCGGGCTTCACCACGTTTCGCCTGGGAGAAACGGTGAGCGAAGCCCCGACCATGCCCTTTCCGCTGATCGTCAAGCCGCTCTCGTCGGATGCGTCGGTTGGGATTGCGCAGGCTTCCGTGGTCAACGACGTGGCCAGCCTGGCCGAGCGGGTGGGGTTTGTTCATCAGCGCTACCAGCAGCCGGCCATCGTCGAGGAGTTCGTGGCGGGTCGCGAGTTGTACGCCGGGGTGCTCGGCAACGGCCCAGGTCTCCAGGTGCTGCCGCTCACCGAGCTCGTGTTCGACAAGGAAATGAACGCGCCCGAAGAACGGATTGCGACGTCGTCCACCAAATGGGACGAGCCGTACCGACTCCGGCGGCGGATCCGTTATCAGTTTGCCAGGCCGGTGTCGGCAGCTGCGCGAGAGCAGATCGAATGGATTTGCCGCACCGCCTGCCGCGCATTGTGGCTCTGCGACTATGCCCGAATCGACGTTCGGCTCACCGACAACGACGAAGTCTGGGTGCTCGAGGCCAACGCGAACCCGTATATCTCGGAAGGGCACGAGTTTGCCAACTCCGCGGAGAAGATCGGCCTCGACTACCATCAGTTGATCGAGCGGATCGTCACCGACGCCATGGCCCGGTACGCCAATGCCTAG
- a CDS encoding putative zinc-binding metallopeptidase, which translates to MSEITGKRCPECSWAVSPKFSYCPWCASDIAESRSSPEPLKAPAGFRMDARCDGGCGGGVQYPMAYCPWCAAEQEWNEDSKFEGDCAHCARGVDDWMDHCPWCGEDATGRDLIPRALLRVRRLLKVSRVPSWGYRVLLRPGVSGVDPAYPKIVEIEQKYVSGRRRDEIPWTMLVGLISHELGHSFLYHHWHWTQSAAFRRVFGEAKKAYRVNDDAWVDFQRRRVAINPVDHVSGYAARHPQEDFAETFRYYVTRGGRLRELFAELGQKRKGVPVYEKFLVLQSLIRSVNASR; encoded by the coding sequence ATGAGCGAAATCACCGGCAAGCGCTGCCCCGAGTGCAGCTGGGCCGTTTCGCCCAAGTTCTCCTATTGCCCTTGGTGCGCATCCGACATCGCGGAATCCCGATCGTCGCCGGAACCGCTCAAAGCCCCGGCCGGCTTTCGCATGGACGCCCGCTGCGATGGGGGGTGCGGCGGCGGGGTGCAGTACCCGATGGCCTACTGCCCTTGGTGCGCCGCGGAACAGGAGTGGAACGAGGACAGCAAGTTCGAAGGCGACTGCGCCCACTGCGCGCGGGGGGTGGACGACTGGATGGATCACTGCCCTTGGTGCGGTGAGGATGCCACGGGCCGAGATCTGATTCCGCGCGCGCTGCTCCGGGTTCGCCGCCTGCTCAAAGTGTCCCGGGTACCGAGCTGGGGCTATCGGGTGCTGCTCCGACCCGGAGTGTCAGGGGTCGATCCGGCCTATCCCAAGATCGTCGAGATCGAGCAGAAGTATGTCTCGGGCCGTCGGCGTGACGAGATACCCTGGACGATGCTGGTGGGCCTGATCAGCCATGAGCTGGGCCACAGTTTCCTCTATCACCATTGGCATTGGACCCAGTCCGCCGCGTTTCGGCGCGTCTTTGGCGAGGCCAAGAAGGCCTATCGCGTCAACGACGATGCCTGGGTCGATTTTCAGCGGCGGCGGGTCGCCATCAATCCCGTCGATCACGTCAGCGGCTATGCCGCCCGGCACCCGCAGGAAGACTTCGCCGAGACGTTCCGGTACTATGTCACTCGGGGCGGCCGCCTGCGGGAGCTGTTTGCCGAACTGGGCCAGAAGCGCAAAGGGGTCCCGGTCTACGAGAAGTTCCTGGTGCTGCAGTCCTTGATCCGATCGGTCAACGCCTCGCGCTGA
- a CDS encoding DUF4249 domain-containing protein: MPRLDSPFRLLALLALLALPGCTRVVELDLPEGPRRLVVDARIELRNWGNPGEQRIVLTTTDAVTGVGATPAATGAVVRVEGQPGESYLFTERQRGSGEYLHGSFTPVVGRRYTLLIDYQGDRYRATSTLLPVAPIEELYFVYQEASLGSEAGYRATIDYADPPGVNNFYFWELSVDGRRRAQIDPGTRFRILSADRFYDGGRIVGYTPFDEEVLLPGQHVQIRQVALSEDAYRYYFVLLEQMTGGGNPFAAPPVSVRGNVVNLTTPSRVPLGYFLAAESFGASAVVPPPIR; encoded by the coding sequence ATGCCGCGTCTCGATTCGCCGTTCCGGTTGCTCGCGCTCCTCGCACTCCTGGCGCTGCCGGGATGCACGCGCGTGGTCGAGCTCGACTTGCCGGAAGGGCCGCGTCGTCTGGTCGTCGATGCCCGGATCGAGCTCCGCAACTGGGGCAACCCCGGCGAGCAGCGGATCGTGCTGACCACGACCGATGCGGTCACCGGAGTCGGCGCCACTCCCGCAGCCACCGGCGCTGTGGTCAGAGTCGAAGGCCAGCCTGGCGAGAGCTATCTCTTCACGGAGCGTCAACGGGGCAGCGGCGAGTACCTGCATGGGAGCTTCACACCGGTGGTGGGTCGTCGGTACACGCTGCTGATCGACTATCAAGGCGATCGCTATCGCGCCACCTCGACCCTCTTGCCGGTCGCCCCGATCGAGGAGCTCTACTTCGTCTATCAGGAAGCCTCGCTCGGAAGCGAAGCCGGGTATCGCGCGACGATCGATTACGCCGACCCGCCGGGCGTCAACAACTTCTACTTTTGGGAACTGAGCGTCGATGGTCGTCGCCGTGCTCAGATCGACCCCGGAACGCGATTCCGGATTCTCAGCGCCGACCGCTTCTACGACGGGGGGCGAATAGTTGGTTACACGCCATTCGACGAAGAGGTCCTTCTGCCGGGTCAACACGTCCAGATCCGACAGGTTGCCCTCTCTGAGGATGCATATCGTTACTACTTCGTGCTGCTCGAGCAAATGACCGGAGGCGGCAATCCTTTCGCTGCCCCGCCGGTCTCGGTCCGAGGTAATGTCGTGAATCTGACCACGCCGAGTCGCGTCCCCCTCGGGTACTTCCTCGCGGCAGAGTCGTTTGGCGCCTCGGCGGTGGTTCCGCCTCCGATCAGGTAA